A portion of the Canis lupus baileyi chromosome 6, mCanLup2.hap1, whole genome shotgun sequence genome contains these proteins:
- the ENTREP3 gene encoding protein ENTREP3 isoform X2 has protein sequence MMPSPSDSSRSLTSRPSTRGLTHLRLHRPWLQALLTLGLAQVLLGVLVVTFSMVASSVTTTESIKRSCPSWAGFSGWARPVVRGSLMCLPLARLSLYPLCPQLAFSGVVGVVSWKRPFTLVISFFSLLSVLCVMLSMAGSVLSCKNAQLARDFQDCSMEGKVCVCCPSVPLLRPCPESGQELKVAPNSTCDEARGALKNLLFSVCGLTICAAIICTLSAIICCIQIFSLDLVHTLAPERSVSGPLGSLGCASSPPAPLLHTMLDLEEFVPPVPPPPYYPPEYTCSSETDAQSITYNGSMDSPVPLYPTDCPPSYEAVMGLRGDSQATLFDPQLHDSSCICDRVASIVDVSMDSGSLVLSAIGDFPGGSSPSEDSCLLELQGSVRSVDYVLFRSIQRSRAGYCLSLDCGLRGPFEDSPLPRRPPRAARSYSCSAPEAPPPLGAPTTARSCHRLEGWPPWVGPCFPELRRRVPRGGSRPPAPTAPPARGPTRRFSDSSGSLTPPGQRPPHPAPAPPPLLLPRSHSDPGITTSSDTADFRDLYTKVLEEEAASVSSADTGLCSEACLFRLARCPSPKLLRARSAEKRRPMPTFQKVPLPSGPAPAHSLGDLKSSWAGRGLVTRFFQMSKKAPDPSGNGAHGLKQVPRSPWGRPGRESLHLRSCGDLSSGSSLRRLLSGRRLERGTRPHSLSLSGGSRETGL, from the exons ATGATGCCCTCGCCCAGTGACTCCAGCCGCTCGTTGACCAGCCGACCCAGCACCCGGGGCCTTACCCACCTCCGCCTCCACCGACCCTGGCTGCAGGCCCTGCTCACGCTAGGGCTGGCCCAGGTGCTCCTGGGCGTCCTGGTGGTCACCTTCAGCATGGTGGCCTCCTCCGTCACCACCACTGAGAGCATCAAGAGGTCCTGCCCATCTTGGGCTGGGTTCTCG GGCTGGGCACGCCCTGTGGTGAGGGGCTCACTCATGTGCCTCCCCCTTGCCAGGCTGAGCCTGTACCCACTCTGTCCCCAGCTGGCGTTCTCCGGGGTAGTTGGCGTTGTGTCTTGGAAGCGGCCATTCACTTTAGTG atctccttcttctccctgctTTCCGTGCTCTGTGTCATGCTCAGCATGGCTGGCTCTGTTCTCTCCTGTAAGAATGCTCAGCTGGCCCGAGACTTCCAAGACTGCTCCATG GAAGGAAAGGTCTGTGTGTGCTGCCCCTCCGTTCCCCTCCTCCGGCCCTGCCCAGAGTCAGGCCAGGAACTGAAAGTTGCCCCTAACTCCACCTGTGACGAAGCCCGAGGAGCCCTCAAG AACCTGCTCTTTAGTGTCTGTGGGCTGACCATTTGTGCCGCCATCATCTGTACCCTCTCAGCTATCATCTGCTGCATCCAAATCTTCTCCCTGGACCTCGTGCACACG CTGGCCCCTGAGCGCTCAGTCTCTGGCCCTTTGGGGTCCCTGGGCTGTGCATCGtcgcccccagcccctctcctgcACACCATGCTGGATTTGGAAGAATTTGTACCACCAGTACCCCCTCCGCCCTACTATCCCCCAGAGTACACCTGTAGCTCTGAAACAGATGCGCAGAG CATCACCTACAATGGCTCCATGGACAGCCCAGTGCCCTTGTACCCTACCGACTGCCCCCCTTCTTATGAGGCTGTCATGGGGCTACGAGGAGACAGCCAG GCCACTCTGTTTGATCCTCAGCTTCACGATAGCTCCTGCATCTGCGACCGCGTGGCCTCCATCGTAGATG TGTCCATGGACAGCGGGTCTTTGGTGCTGTCAGCCATTGGTGACTTCCCCGGGGGCTCCAGCCCATCAGAAGACTCCTGCCTGCTGGAGCTGCAGGGCTCCGTGCGATCCGTCGATTACGTGCTCTTCCGCTCCATCCAGCGCAGCCGAGCTGGCTACTGCCTCAGCCTGGACTGCGGCCTGCGGGGCCCCTTCGAGGACAGCCCCCTGCCTCGGCGGCCCCCGCGGGCTGCCCGCTCCTACTCCTGCTCTGCCCCTGAGGCCCCACCGCCTCTGGGTGCCCCCACGACCGCCCGCAGCTGCCACCGGCTGGAGGGCTGGCCGCCCTGGGTGGGACCCTGCTTCCCCGAGCTGAGGCGGCGGGTCCCCCGCGGAGGCagccggcccccagcccccacagcccCTCCAGCCCGCGGTCCCACTCGCCGCTTCAGCGACAGCTCAGGTTCCCTCACCCCCCCGGGGCAGCGGCCTCCTCACCCGGCTCCTGCGCCGCCACCGCTGCTGCTGCCTCGGTCCCACAGTGACCCAGGTATCACCACCTCCAGCGACACCG CTGACTTCAGGGACCTTTATACCAAAGTGCTTGAGGAAGAAGCTGCTTCCGTTTCCTCTGCAGATACAG ggCTCTGCTCTGAAGCCTGCCTCTTCCGTCTAGCCCGTTGCCCTTCGCCCAAGTTGCTTCGTGCCCGCTCAGCTGAGAAACGGCGCCCCATGCCCACCTTTCAGAAAGTCCCCCTGCCCTCCGGCCCTGCACCCGCCCACTCCCTGGGAGACCTAAAGAGCAGCTGGGCAGGCCGGGGCTTGGTCACTCGTTTCTTTCAGATGTCCAAGAAGGCCCCAGACCCCAGTGGGAATGGGGCCCATGGGCTTAAGCAG GTGCCCCGGAGCCCATGGGGCCGGCCAGGCCGAGAGAGCCTCCACCTTCGCAGCTGTGGTGACCTGAGCTCCGGCTCTTCCCTGCGGCGCCTCCTGTCTGGCCGCCGGCTAGAACGGGGTACCCGCCCCCACAGCCTCAGCCTCAGTGGGGGCAGCCGGGAGACTGGACTCTGA
- the GBA1 gene encoding lysosomal acid glucosylceramidase, whose protein sequence is MELSSPPREDRLQPLGRVSIMAASLMGLLLLQAVSCVSGARPCIPKSFGYSSVVCVCNATYCDSLDPLALPAPGTFSRYESTRSGRRMELSLGTIRANHTGTGLLLTLQPDQKFQKVKGFGGAMTDAAALNILALSPPARNLLLKSYFSAEGIEYNIIRVPMASCDFSIRTYTYDDTHDDFQLHNFSLPEEDIKLKIPLIHQALELAQHPVSLFASPWTSPTWLKTNGAVNGKGSLKGQPGDLYHQTWARYFVKFLDAYAEHKLQFWAVTAENEPSAGLFSGYPFQCLGFTPEHQRDFIARDLGPALANSTHHDIRLLILDDQRLLLPHWAQVVLADPEAAKYVHGIAVHWYLDFLAPAKATLGETHRLFPNTMLFASEACVGSKFWEQSVRLGSWDRGVQYSHSIITNLLYHVVGWTDWNLALNLEGGPNWVRNFVDSPIIVDITKDVFYKQPMFYHLGHFSKFIPEGSQRVGLAASKKNGLDTVALTRPDGSAVVVVLNRSSKDVPLTIKDPAVGFVETLSPAYSIHTYLWRRQ, encoded by the exons ATGGAGCTTTCCAGTCCTCCCAGAGAG GACCGTCTCCAGCCCCTGGGCAGGGTAAGCATCATGGCTGCCAGCCTCATGGGATTGCTTCTACTTCAGGCAGTATCATGTGTATCAG GTGCCCGCCCCTGCATCCCTAAAAGCTTTGGCTACAGCTCAGTAGTCTGTGTCTGCAATGCCACATACTGTGACTCTCTTGAccccctggccctgcctgcccctggCACCTTCAGCCGGTATGAGAGCACACGCAGCGGGCGCCGAATGGAGCTGAGTCTGGGGACCATCCGGGCCAACCACACGGGCACAG GGCTACTACTGACCCTGCAGCCAGATCAGAAGTTCCAGAAGGTCAAGGGATTTGGAGGGGCCATGACGGATGCAGCTGCCCTCAACATCCTCGCCTTGTCACCCCCTGCCCGGAATTTGCTACTCAAATCCTATTTCTCTGCAGAAG GAATCGAATACAACATCATCCGGGTACCCATGGCCAGCTGTGACTTCTCCATCCGCACCTACACCTATGATGACACCCATGATGACTTCCAGTTGCATAACTTCAGCCTCCCTGAGGAAGACATCAAGCTCAAG ATACCCCTGATTCACCAAGCCCTAGAACTGGCCCAGCACCCTGTGTCACTCTTCGCCAGTCCCTGGACATCACCCACTTGGCTGAAGACCAACGGGGCAGTGAATGGGAAGGGGTCACTCAAGGGTCAGCCTGGGGATCTCTACCACCAGACGTGGGCCAGATACTTTGTTAA GTTCCTGGACGCCTATGCAGAGCACAAGTTGCAGTTCTGGGCAGTGACGGCAGAGAATGAGCCTTCCGCAGGGCTTTTCAGCGGATACCCCTTCCAGTGCTTGGGCTTCACCCCTGAACACCAGCGAGACTTCATTGCCCGGGACCTGGGTCCTGCCCTGGCCAACAGTACACACCATGACATCCGTCTGCTCATACTAGATGACCAGCGCTTGCTGCTGCCCCACTGGGCCCAGGTG GTACTGGCAGACCCAGAGGCAGCCAAGTACGTCCATGGCATTGCTGTACATTGGTACCTGGACTTTCTGGCTCCAGCGAAAGCCACACTGGGGGAGACACACCGCCTGTTCCCCAACACAATGCTCTTTGCCTCAGAGGCCTGTGTGGGCTCCAAGTTCTGGGAGCAGAGTGTGCGGCTGGGCTCTTGGGACCGAGGGGTGCAGTACAGCCACAGCATCATCACG aACCTCCTCTACCATGTGGTTGGCTGGACCGACTGGAACCTTGCCCTGAACCTGGAAGGAGGGCCCAACTGGGTGCGCAACTTTGTCGACAGCCCCATCATCGTCGACATCACCAAAGATGTGTTCTATAAACAGCCCATGTTCTACCACCTTGGCCACTTCAG CAAGTTCATCCCAGAGGGCTCCCAGAGAGTGGGGCTGGCAGCCAGCAAGAAGAATGGCTTGGACACTGTGGCACTGACACGTCCTGACGGCTCTGCAGTTGTGGTTGTGTTAAACCG gtcCTCGAAGGATGTGCCTCTCACCATCAAGGACCCTGCCGTGGGCTTCGTGGAGACGCTCTCTCCAGCCTACTCCATTCATACGTATCTGTGGCGTCGCCAGTGA
- the ENTREP3 gene encoding protein ENTREP3 isoform X4 codes for MMPSPSDSSRSLTSRPSTRGLTHLRLHRPWLQALLTLGLAQVLLGVLVVTFSMVASSVTTTESIKRSCPSWAGFSLAFSGVVGVVSWKRPFTLVISFFSLLSVLCVMLSMAGSVLSCKNAQLARDFQDCSMEGKVCVCCPSVPLLRPCPESGQELKVAPNSTCDEARGALKNLLFSVCGLTICAAIICTLSAIICCIQIFSLDLVHTLAPERSVSGPLGSLGCASSPPAPLLHTMLDLEEFVPPVPPPPYYPPEYTCSSETDAQSITYNGSMDSPVPLYPTDCPPSYEAVMGLRGDSQATLFDPQLHDSSCICDRVASIVDVSMDSGSLVLSAIGDFPGGSSPSEDSCLLELQGSVRSVDYVLFRSIQRSRAGYCLSLDCGLRGPFEDSPLPRRPPRAARSYSCSAPEAPPPLGAPTTARSCHRLEGWPPWVGPCFPELRRRVPRGGSRPPAPTAPPARGPTRRFSDSSGSLTPPGQRPPHPAPAPPPLLLPRSHSDPGITTSSDTADFRDLYTKVLEEEAASVSSADTGLCSEACLFRLARCPSPKLLRARSAEKRRPMPTFQKVPLPSGPAPAHSLGDLKSSWAGRGLVTRFFQMSKKAPDPSGNGAHGLKQVPRSPWGRPGRESLHLRSCGDLSSGSSLRRLLSGRRLERGTRPHSLSLSGGSRETGL; via the exons ATGATGCCCTCGCCCAGTGACTCCAGCCGCTCGTTGACCAGCCGACCCAGCACCCGGGGCCTTACCCACCTCCGCCTCCACCGACCCTGGCTGCAGGCCCTGCTCACGCTAGGGCTGGCCCAGGTGCTCCTGGGCGTCCTGGTGGTCACCTTCAGCATGGTGGCCTCCTCCGTCACCACCACTGAGAGCATCAAGAGGTCCTGCCCATCTTGGGCTGGGTTCTCG CTGGCGTTCTCCGGGGTAGTTGGCGTTGTGTCTTGGAAGCGGCCATTCACTTTAGTG atctccttcttctccctgctTTCCGTGCTCTGTGTCATGCTCAGCATGGCTGGCTCTGTTCTCTCCTGTAAGAATGCTCAGCTGGCCCGAGACTTCCAAGACTGCTCCATG GAAGGAAAGGTCTGTGTGTGCTGCCCCTCCGTTCCCCTCCTCCGGCCCTGCCCAGAGTCAGGCCAGGAACTGAAAGTTGCCCCTAACTCCACCTGTGACGAAGCCCGAGGAGCCCTCAAG AACCTGCTCTTTAGTGTCTGTGGGCTGACCATTTGTGCCGCCATCATCTGTACCCTCTCAGCTATCATCTGCTGCATCCAAATCTTCTCCCTGGACCTCGTGCACACG CTGGCCCCTGAGCGCTCAGTCTCTGGCCCTTTGGGGTCCCTGGGCTGTGCATCGtcgcccccagcccctctcctgcACACCATGCTGGATTTGGAAGAATTTGTACCACCAGTACCCCCTCCGCCCTACTATCCCCCAGAGTACACCTGTAGCTCTGAAACAGATGCGCAGAG CATCACCTACAATGGCTCCATGGACAGCCCAGTGCCCTTGTACCCTACCGACTGCCCCCCTTCTTATGAGGCTGTCATGGGGCTACGAGGAGACAGCCAG GCCACTCTGTTTGATCCTCAGCTTCACGATAGCTCCTGCATCTGCGACCGCGTGGCCTCCATCGTAGATG TGTCCATGGACAGCGGGTCTTTGGTGCTGTCAGCCATTGGTGACTTCCCCGGGGGCTCCAGCCCATCAGAAGACTCCTGCCTGCTGGAGCTGCAGGGCTCCGTGCGATCCGTCGATTACGTGCTCTTCCGCTCCATCCAGCGCAGCCGAGCTGGCTACTGCCTCAGCCTGGACTGCGGCCTGCGGGGCCCCTTCGAGGACAGCCCCCTGCCTCGGCGGCCCCCGCGGGCTGCCCGCTCCTACTCCTGCTCTGCCCCTGAGGCCCCACCGCCTCTGGGTGCCCCCACGACCGCCCGCAGCTGCCACCGGCTGGAGGGCTGGCCGCCCTGGGTGGGACCCTGCTTCCCCGAGCTGAGGCGGCGGGTCCCCCGCGGAGGCagccggcccccagcccccacagcccCTCCAGCCCGCGGTCCCACTCGCCGCTTCAGCGACAGCTCAGGTTCCCTCACCCCCCCGGGGCAGCGGCCTCCTCACCCGGCTCCTGCGCCGCCACCGCTGCTGCTGCCTCGGTCCCACAGTGACCCAGGTATCACCACCTCCAGCGACACCG CTGACTTCAGGGACCTTTATACCAAAGTGCTTGAGGAAGAAGCTGCTTCCGTTTCCTCTGCAGATACAG ggCTCTGCTCTGAAGCCTGCCTCTTCCGTCTAGCCCGTTGCCCTTCGCCCAAGTTGCTTCGTGCCCGCTCAGCTGAGAAACGGCGCCCCATGCCCACCTTTCAGAAAGTCCCCCTGCCCTCCGGCCCTGCACCCGCCCACTCCCTGGGAGACCTAAAGAGCAGCTGGGCAGGCCGGGGCTTGGTCACTCGTTTCTTTCAGATGTCCAAGAAGGCCCCAGACCCCAGTGGGAATGGGGCCCATGGGCTTAAGCAG GTGCCCCGGAGCCCATGGGGCCGGCCAGGCCGAGAGAGCCTCCACCTTCGCAGCTGTGGTGACCTGAGCTCCGGCTCTTCCCTGCGGCGCCTCCTGTCTGGCCGCCGGCTAGAACGGGGTACCCGCCCCCACAGCCTCAGCCTCAGTGGGGGCAGCCGGGAGACTGGACTCTGA
- the ENTREP3 gene encoding protein ENTREP3 isoform X3 produces the protein MMPSPSDSSRSLTSRPSTRGLTHLRLHRPWLQALLTLGLAQVLLGVLVVTFSMVASSVTTTESIKRSCPSWAGFSLAFSGVVGVVSWKRPFTLVISFFSLLSVLCVMLSMAGSVLSCKNAQLARDFQDCSMEGKVCVCCPSVPLLRPCPESGQELKVAPNSTCDEARGALKNLLFSVCGLTICAAIICTLSAIICCIQIFSLDLVHTQLAPERSVSGPLGSLGCASSPPAPLLHTMLDLEEFVPPVPPPPYYPPEYTCSSETDAQSITYNGSMDSPVPLYPTDCPPSYEAVMGLRGDSQATLFDPQLHDSSCICDRVASIVDVSMDSGSLVLSAIGDFPGGSSPSEDSCLLELQGSVRSVDYVLFRSIQRSRAGYCLSLDCGLRGPFEDSPLPRRPPRAARSYSCSAPEAPPPLGAPTTARSCHRLEGWPPWVGPCFPELRRRVPRGGSRPPAPTAPPARGPTRRFSDSSGSLTPPGQRPPHPAPAPPPLLLPRSHSDPGITTSSDTADFRDLYTKVLEEEAASVSSADTGLCSEACLFRLARCPSPKLLRARSAEKRRPMPTFQKVPLPSGPAPAHSLGDLKSSWAGRGLVTRFFQMSKKAPDPSGNGAHGLKQVPRSPWGRPGRESLHLRSCGDLSSGSSLRRLLSGRRLERGTRPHSLSLSGGSRETGL, from the exons ATGATGCCCTCGCCCAGTGACTCCAGCCGCTCGTTGACCAGCCGACCCAGCACCCGGGGCCTTACCCACCTCCGCCTCCACCGACCCTGGCTGCAGGCCCTGCTCACGCTAGGGCTGGCCCAGGTGCTCCTGGGCGTCCTGGTGGTCACCTTCAGCATGGTGGCCTCCTCCGTCACCACCACTGAGAGCATCAAGAGGTCCTGCCCATCTTGGGCTGGGTTCTCG CTGGCGTTCTCCGGGGTAGTTGGCGTTGTGTCTTGGAAGCGGCCATTCACTTTAGTG atctccttcttctccctgctTTCCGTGCTCTGTGTCATGCTCAGCATGGCTGGCTCTGTTCTCTCCTGTAAGAATGCTCAGCTGGCCCGAGACTTCCAAGACTGCTCCATG GAAGGAAAGGTCTGTGTGTGCTGCCCCTCCGTTCCCCTCCTCCGGCCCTGCCCAGAGTCAGGCCAGGAACTGAAAGTTGCCCCTAACTCCACCTGTGACGAAGCCCGAGGAGCCCTCAAG AACCTGCTCTTTAGTGTCTGTGGGCTGACCATTTGTGCCGCCATCATCTGTACCCTCTCAGCTATCATCTGCTGCATCCAAATCTTCTCCCTGGACCTCGTGCACACG CAGCTGGCCCCTGAGCGCTCAGTCTCTGGCCCTTTGGGGTCCCTGGGCTGTGCATCGtcgcccccagcccctctcctgcACACCATGCTGGATTTGGAAGAATTTGTACCACCAGTACCCCCTCCGCCCTACTATCCCCCAGAGTACACCTGTAGCTCTGAAACAGATGCGCAGAG CATCACCTACAATGGCTCCATGGACAGCCCAGTGCCCTTGTACCCTACCGACTGCCCCCCTTCTTATGAGGCTGTCATGGGGCTACGAGGAGACAGCCAG GCCACTCTGTTTGATCCTCAGCTTCACGATAGCTCCTGCATCTGCGACCGCGTGGCCTCCATCGTAGATG TGTCCATGGACAGCGGGTCTTTGGTGCTGTCAGCCATTGGTGACTTCCCCGGGGGCTCCAGCCCATCAGAAGACTCCTGCCTGCTGGAGCTGCAGGGCTCCGTGCGATCCGTCGATTACGTGCTCTTCCGCTCCATCCAGCGCAGCCGAGCTGGCTACTGCCTCAGCCTGGACTGCGGCCTGCGGGGCCCCTTCGAGGACAGCCCCCTGCCTCGGCGGCCCCCGCGGGCTGCCCGCTCCTACTCCTGCTCTGCCCCTGAGGCCCCACCGCCTCTGGGTGCCCCCACGACCGCCCGCAGCTGCCACCGGCTGGAGGGCTGGCCGCCCTGGGTGGGACCCTGCTTCCCCGAGCTGAGGCGGCGGGTCCCCCGCGGAGGCagccggcccccagcccccacagcccCTCCAGCCCGCGGTCCCACTCGCCGCTTCAGCGACAGCTCAGGTTCCCTCACCCCCCCGGGGCAGCGGCCTCCTCACCCGGCTCCTGCGCCGCCACCGCTGCTGCTGCCTCGGTCCCACAGTGACCCAGGTATCACCACCTCCAGCGACACCG CTGACTTCAGGGACCTTTATACCAAAGTGCTTGAGGAAGAAGCTGCTTCCGTTTCCTCTGCAGATACAG ggCTCTGCTCTGAAGCCTGCCTCTTCCGTCTAGCCCGTTGCCCTTCGCCCAAGTTGCTTCGTGCCCGCTCAGCTGAGAAACGGCGCCCCATGCCCACCTTTCAGAAAGTCCCCCTGCCCTCCGGCCCTGCACCCGCCCACTCCCTGGGAGACCTAAAGAGCAGCTGGGCAGGCCGGGGCTTGGTCACTCGTTTCTTTCAGATGTCCAAGAAGGCCCCAGACCCCAGTGGGAATGGGGCCCATGGGCTTAAGCAG GTGCCCCGGAGCCCATGGGGCCGGCCAGGCCGAGAGAGCCTCCACCTTCGCAGCTGTGGTGACCTGAGCTCCGGCTCTTCCCTGCGGCGCCTCCTGTCTGGCCGCCGGCTAGAACGGGGTACCCGCCCCCACAGCCTCAGCCTCAGTGGGGGCAGCCGGGAGACTGGACTCTGA
- the ENTREP3 gene encoding protein ENTREP3 isoform X1: MMPSPSDSSRSLTSRPSTRGLTHLRLHRPWLQALLTLGLAQVLLGVLVVTFSMVASSVTTTESIKRSCPSWAGFSGWARPVVRGSLMCLPLARLSLYPLCPQLAFSGVVGVVSWKRPFTLVISFFSLLSVLCVMLSMAGSVLSCKNAQLARDFQDCSMEGKVCVCCPSVPLLRPCPESGQELKVAPNSTCDEARGALKNLLFSVCGLTICAAIICTLSAIICCIQIFSLDLVHTQLAPERSVSGPLGSLGCASSPPAPLLHTMLDLEEFVPPVPPPPYYPPEYTCSSETDAQSITYNGSMDSPVPLYPTDCPPSYEAVMGLRGDSQATLFDPQLHDSSCICDRVASIVDVSMDSGSLVLSAIGDFPGGSSPSEDSCLLELQGSVRSVDYVLFRSIQRSRAGYCLSLDCGLRGPFEDSPLPRRPPRAARSYSCSAPEAPPPLGAPTTARSCHRLEGWPPWVGPCFPELRRRVPRGGSRPPAPTAPPARGPTRRFSDSSGSLTPPGQRPPHPAPAPPPLLLPRSHSDPGITTSSDTADFRDLYTKVLEEEAASVSSADTGLCSEACLFRLARCPSPKLLRARSAEKRRPMPTFQKVPLPSGPAPAHSLGDLKSSWAGRGLVTRFFQMSKKAPDPSGNGAHGLKQVPRSPWGRPGRESLHLRSCGDLSSGSSLRRLLSGRRLERGTRPHSLSLSGGSRETGL, translated from the exons ATGATGCCCTCGCCCAGTGACTCCAGCCGCTCGTTGACCAGCCGACCCAGCACCCGGGGCCTTACCCACCTCCGCCTCCACCGACCCTGGCTGCAGGCCCTGCTCACGCTAGGGCTGGCCCAGGTGCTCCTGGGCGTCCTGGTGGTCACCTTCAGCATGGTGGCCTCCTCCGTCACCACCACTGAGAGCATCAAGAGGTCCTGCCCATCTTGGGCTGGGTTCTCG GGCTGGGCACGCCCTGTGGTGAGGGGCTCACTCATGTGCCTCCCCCTTGCCAGGCTGAGCCTGTACCCACTCTGTCCCCAGCTGGCGTTCTCCGGGGTAGTTGGCGTTGTGTCTTGGAAGCGGCCATTCACTTTAGTG atctccttcttctccctgctTTCCGTGCTCTGTGTCATGCTCAGCATGGCTGGCTCTGTTCTCTCCTGTAAGAATGCTCAGCTGGCCCGAGACTTCCAAGACTGCTCCATG GAAGGAAAGGTCTGTGTGTGCTGCCCCTCCGTTCCCCTCCTCCGGCCCTGCCCAGAGTCAGGCCAGGAACTGAAAGTTGCCCCTAACTCCACCTGTGACGAAGCCCGAGGAGCCCTCAAG AACCTGCTCTTTAGTGTCTGTGGGCTGACCATTTGTGCCGCCATCATCTGTACCCTCTCAGCTATCATCTGCTGCATCCAAATCTTCTCCCTGGACCTCGTGCACACG CAGCTGGCCCCTGAGCGCTCAGTCTCTGGCCCTTTGGGGTCCCTGGGCTGTGCATCGtcgcccccagcccctctcctgcACACCATGCTGGATTTGGAAGAATTTGTACCACCAGTACCCCCTCCGCCCTACTATCCCCCAGAGTACACCTGTAGCTCTGAAACAGATGCGCAGAG CATCACCTACAATGGCTCCATGGACAGCCCAGTGCCCTTGTACCCTACCGACTGCCCCCCTTCTTATGAGGCTGTCATGGGGCTACGAGGAGACAGCCAG GCCACTCTGTTTGATCCTCAGCTTCACGATAGCTCCTGCATCTGCGACCGCGTGGCCTCCATCGTAGATG TGTCCATGGACAGCGGGTCTTTGGTGCTGTCAGCCATTGGTGACTTCCCCGGGGGCTCCAGCCCATCAGAAGACTCCTGCCTGCTGGAGCTGCAGGGCTCCGTGCGATCCGTCGATTACGTGCTCTTCCGCTCCATCCAGCGCAGCCGAGCTGGCTACTGCCTCAGCCTGGACTGCGGCCTGCGGGGCCCCTTCGAGGACAGCCCCCTGCCTCGGCGGCCCCCGCGGGCTGCCCGCTCCTACTCCTGCTCTGCCCCTGAGGCCCCACCGCCTCTGGGTGCCCCCACGACCGCCCGCAGCTGCCACCGGCTGGAGGGCTGGCCGCCCTGGGTGGGACCCTGCTTCCCCGAGCTGAGGCGGCGGGTCCCCCGCGGAGGCagccggcccccagcccccacagcccCTCCAGCCCGCGGTCCCACTCGCCGCTTCAGCGACAGCTCAGGTTCCCTCACCCCCCCGGGGCAGCGGCCTCCTCACCCGGCTCCTGCGCCGCCACCGCTGCTGCTGCCTCGGTCCCACAGTGACCCAGGTATCACCACCTCCAGCGACACCG CTGACTTCAGGGACCTTTATACCAAAGTGCTTGAGGAAGAAGCTGCTTCCGTTTCCTCTGCAGATACAG ggCTCTGCTCTGAAGCCTGCCTCTTCCGTCTAGCCCGTTGCCCTTCGCCCAAGTTGCTTCGTGCCCGCTCAGCTGAGAAACGGCGCCCCATGCCCACCTTTCAGAAAGTCCCCCTGCCCTCCGGCCCTGCACCCGCCCACTCCCTGGGAGACCTAAAGAGCAGCTGGGCAGGCCGGGGCTTGGTCACTCGTTTCTTTCAGATGTCCAAGAAGGCCCCAGACCCCAGTGGGAATGGGGCCCATGGGCTTAAGCAG GTGCCCCGGAGCCCATGGGGCCGGCCAGGCCGAGAGAGCCTCCACCTTCGCAGCTGTGGTGACCTGAGCTCCGGCTCTTCCCTGCGGCGCCTCCTGTCTGGCCGCCGGCTAGAACGGGGTACCCGCCCCCACAGCCTCAGCCTCAGTGGGGGCAGCCGGGAGACTGGACTCTGA